A window of Bacteroidota bacterium contains these coding sequences:
- a CDS encoding HD domain-containing protein — MKAHLTHPVFKIISDCSKEMNIHSFVIGGWVRDLFLKRPCKDIDIVAIGSGIELAKRVSKKLGSEFQVNVFKNFGTAHIKYEDYDIEFVGARKESYRSESRKPIVEDGSLEDDQNRRDFTINALAISLSEKDYGKLVDPFGGLADMEQMLLRTPLNPAITYSDDPLRMMRAIRFATQLNFSIQKESFQAIVENKERIRIVSAERITDELNKIILSPKPSIGFKLLYDSGLLKIIFPLMANLQGVQTIGNKSHKDNFYHTLEVLDNVCETSNDLWLRWAAILHDIAKPHTKRFEEGHGWTFHGHEDKGSRMVPKIFADLKLPLNEKMKYVQKLVLLHLRPIVLAKSIVTDSAVRRLLFEAGDDIDDLMKLCDADITSKNPVKVNRYRANYELVRQKLKEVEEKDHLRNWQPPISGEDIMKAFNILPSKEIGIIKNAIREAILDGVIRNDAVEAKAFMFEKGKEIGLIAVTNC; from the coding sequence GTGAAAGCCCACCTTACTCATCCGGTCTTTAAAATCATTTCCGACTGTTCCAAAGAAATGAATATTCATTCTTTTGTGATAGGTGGTTGGGTACGCGATTTGTTTTTAAAGCGACCGTGTAAAGATATTGACATAGTTGCGATTGGCTCCGGTATTGAGCTCGCCAAAAGAGTTTCAAAAAAATTGGGCAGTGAATTTCAGGTGAATGTGTTTAAGAATTTTGGCACTGCTCACATTAAGTATGAAGATTATGATATCGAATTTGTGGGAGCCCGCAAAGAATCTTATCGCAGTGAATCGCGCAAGCCAATTGTAGAGGATGGTTCCTTGGAAGATGATCAAAACCGAAGAGATTTTACAATTAATGCCTTGGCTATTTCTCTTTCAGAGAAGGATTACGGCAAATTAGTTGACCCTTTTGGGGGATTGGCTGATATGGAACAAATGCTTCTACGAACTCCACTTAATCCGGCCATTACCTATTCTGATGATCCTTTGCGGATGATGCGAGCCATACGCTTTGCCACACAGTTAAATTTTTCTATTCAAAAGGAATCATTTCAAGCCATTGTCGAAAATAAGGAACGTATACGGATTGTCTCCGCAGAGCGCATCACAGATGAACTCAATAAAATTATTTTATCGCCTAAGCCATCCATTGGGTTTAAATTGCTTTATGATTCGGGATTATTAAAAATAATATTCCCCTTAATGGCCAATTTGCAGGGGGTACAAACAATTGGAAACAAATCGCACAAAGATAATTTTTACCATACCTTGGAAGTGCTCGATAATGTATGTGAAACCTCCAATGATTTGTGGTTGCGCTGGGCGGCGATTTTGCACGATATTGCCAAGCCGCATACAAAACGTTTTGAAGAGGGGCATGGCTGGACTTTTCACGGACATGAAGACAAAGGCTCGCGCATGGTTCCTAAAATATTTGCTGACTTGAAACTTCCTTTGAACGAGAAAATGAAGTATGTTCAAAAGCTTGTACTGCTTCATTTACGCCCCATTGTGCTTGCAAAAAGTATTGTTACCGATTCGGCAGTACGTCGACTTTTGTTTGAGGCAGGCGACGACATTGATGATTTAATGAAGTTGTGCGATGCTGACATTACTTCCAAGAATCCGGTTAAAGTAAATCGTTACCGAGCTAATTATGAATTGGTGCGTCAAAAATTAAAAGAAGTAGAAGAGAAAGATCATTTGCGAAATTGGCAACCTCCCATTAGTGGGGAAGACATTATGAAAGCCTTTAATATATTGCCTTCCAAAGAAATTGGTATCATTAAAAATGCAATAAGAGAAGCGATATTGGACGGTGTAATTCGCAATGATGCAGTTGAGGCAAAAGCATTTATGTTTGAAAAAGGAAAGGAAATTGGATTAATAGCAGTAACAAATTGTTAA
- a CDS encoding sulfatase-like hydrolase/transferase: MHSIWIGLRMNLAGSIYLLSIPTIALIASLWGLNDKWTNAIVKWESFVMLFICCLLCSVDIGIYKAWGTKFNAKALAYLAYPKEVLPLLYDRTTLFLFPIILLEMVLFIWVWKKLVGKYSRSQNGWPVKISASVILIVAFIIGARGGTQKLPLNRNQIFFSEHQLLNYSAMNSLWNLGELISHPIEPTKNPYPFYSEKLALQYLQDFNKATKDSTIEIFKSKRPNIVLVFLESWTADVVECVGGEKNVAPNFGKLAKEGMLFSNFYSSGYRTEQGLLAMLSGFPAQPQGSVIYSWGKFDKLPNLYIDLKKQGYYTSFYYGGRLQFDNVEAYLRSAGVEHMVGENDFAIKKRTVWGAYDEEIFALHLNDLKAMKAPFFSTLGTISTHEWWDSDVTQVFKNSGGDELNDKYRNTVHYSDSCLYAYLKSAQQQPWYANTVFILVADHGCRFPLQRNNYEVGRHHIPMLLIGGALKEEYRGTINNRIASHTDLAATLFGQLSLTSSDYLRSKNIFNPYSPEFAYYAFDNGFGLITKDKTVIFDNNQNKDMLNQKEDSLSLRLIKYGKAFLQCTNSFAVGANK, encoded by the coding sequence ATGCATTCTATTTGGATTGGCTTGCGCATGAATTTGGCAGGAAGTATTTACCTGCTCTCCATTCCGACTATAGCCTTAATTGCCTCACTTTGGGGGCTAAACGATAAATGGACAAACGCAATTGTAAAATGGGAAAGTTTTGTGATGCTTTTTATTTGCTGTTTATTGTGTTCTGTAGATATTGGAATTTACAAAGCTTGGGGAACAAAATTTAATGCTAAAGCGCTTGCTTATTTGGCTTATCCAAAAGAGGTATTGCCCTTACTATACGATCGCACAACGCTATTTTTATTTCCAATAATTCTACTTGAAATGGTGCTTTTTATTTGGGTGTGGAAAAAATTGGTTGGGAAGTATAGCAGGTCACAAAATGGCTGGCCGGTTAAAATAAGTGCATCGGTTATTTTGATTGTAGCCTTTATTATTGGTGCACGCGGTGGAACTCAAAAACTTCCGCTCAACCGGAATCAAATTTTTTTTAGCGAACATCAATTGTTGAATTATAGTGCTATGAATAGCCTTTGGAATTTAGGTGAATTGATTTCTCATCCCATTGAGCCCACAAAAAATCCCTACCCATTTTATTCGGAAAAACTTGCCTTGCAGTATTTGCAAGACTTCAATAAAGCTACTAAGGACAGCACGATCGAAATTTTCAAATCAAAAAGACCCAACATCGTTTTGGTTTTTTTGGAGAGTTGGACAGCCGATGTGGTGGAATGTGTAGGTGGTGAAAAAAATGTGGCGCCCAATTTTGGCAAACTGGCGAAAGAAGGTATGCTTTTTTCAAATTTTTATTCAAGCGGATACCGCACCGAACAAGGATTACTGGCCATGCTAAGCGGCTTTCCTGCCCAACCGCAAGGTTCAGTAATTTACTCCTGGGGTAAATTCGATAAATTGCCCAACCTTTATATCGATTTGAAAAAACAAGGTTATTACACTTCTTTTTATTATGGAGGACGTTTACAATTTGATAATGTGGAAGCCTATCTTAGAAGCGCTGGCGTGGAGCACATGGTAGGGGAAAATGATTTTGCGATAAAAAAGCGCACCGTATGGGGTGCCTACGACGAAGAGATTTTTGCCCTACATCTCAACGATTTAAAAGCAATGAAAGCGCCTTTTTTTAGTACCTTAGGAACAATTAGTACGCATGAATGGTGGGATTCAGATGTAACGCAAGTATTTAAAAATTCGGGTGGCGATGAATTAAACGATAAGTATAGAAATACGGTGCATTATTCCGATAGTTGCTTGTATGCCTACCTAAAATCAGCGCAGCAACAGCCTTGGTATGCGAATACAGTTTTTATTTTAGTTGCCGATCATGGTTGTCGTTTTCCTCTGCAACGAAACAATTATGAAGTAGGACGACACCATATTCCTATGCTCTTGATTGGTGGGGCTTTGAAAGAGGAATACCGCGGTACAATAAATAATCGCATTGCCTCGCACACCGATTTAGCTGCCACTTTATTTGGTCAATTATCACTCACTTCTTCGGATTATTTAAGAAGTAAAAATATTTTTAATCCTTACAGCCCTGAATTTGCGTATTACGCATTTGATAATGGTTTTGGACTAATCACAAAAGACAAAACAGTAATCTTCGATAACAATCAAAACAAGGATATGTTAAACCAAAAGGAAGACTCACTTAGTCTTCGACTAATTAAATATGGAAAGGCATTCCTCCAATGCACCAACAGTTTCGCGGTTGGCGCAAATAAGTAA
- a CDS encoding threonylcarbamoyl-AMP synthase → MENEIKAAVEALRQGKIILYPTDTIWGIGCDATNEKAVQRIFEIKNRPSEKSMIVLIDHESKLNKYVKDVPALAWDLVEFAEKPLTIIYDKACNLAPNLVNADGTVAIRVTKDEFCKNVIHRFGKAIVSTSANVSGEEAPQGFSNISNTIKTKVDHIVNWRQSEQKQTAPSSIIKLGNNGDIKIIRK, encoded by the coding sequence ATGGAAAACGAAATAAAAGCAGCAGTAGAAGCGTTGCGACAAGGAAAAATAATTCTTTATCCCACCGATACCATTTGGGGAATAGGTTGTGATGCCACCAATGAAAAGGCAGTTCAACGCATTTTCGAAATTAAAAATCGCCCTAGCGAAAAGAGTATGATTGTATTAATTGATCATGAATCAAAACTCAATAAATACGTAAAAGATGTGCCTGCTCTTGCTTGGGATTTAGTTGAATTTGCTGAAAAACCGCTGACCATTATTTACGATAAAGCTTGCAATTTAGCACCCAATTTAGTGAATGCTGATGGCACGGTAGCTATTCGTGTTACGAAAGATGAATTTTGTAAAAATGTTATCCATCGCTTTGGAAAAGCAATTGTATCTACTTCTGCTAATGTTAGTGGGGAAGAAGCACCACAAGGATTTTCGAACATCTCCAACACTATCAAAACAAAAGTTGACCACATTGTTAATTGGCGCCAATCAGAGCAAAAGCAGACGGCTCCCTCATCCATTATTAAATTAGGAAATAACGGAGATATTAAAATAATTAGAAAGTAG
- a CDS encoding glycosyltransferase family 4 protein produces the protein MKIAFDAKRAFLNKSGLGNYSRSSIKSLIQNYSEEYFLYTPRSCEGSFLDFISHQKNVHIIEPQSFLNKQIPSLWRTFEITNQLNSLGIEVYHGLSNELPRNISKFKGKKIVTVHDLIYLRFPELYPVIDRQVYDNKCKRSCMKADVVIAVSEQTKKDLIEFYRIPEQKIKVVYQSCAEVFYQEPSITELNQIKEKYKLPDEFLLSVGTIEERKNVITILKAMLLVEHIKLVIVGKKRAYFKEVNEFILKNKLSERVFILDTVETSELPAMYRLAKIFIYPSLFEGFGIPVLEAITCKTPIIASGSSSLPEAGGSSSLYIDATNHFELADLIRNLLQSPTLRTNVIEKGYEHSKKFRPEAIAKAMMKIYTE, from the coding sequence ATGAAAATTGCTTTCGATGCAAAACGTGCATTTTTGAATAAAAGTGGATTGGGAAATTATTCCCGTTCTAGCATTAAATCCTTAATTCAAAATTATTCAGAAGAATATTTTTTATATACACCACGCAGCTGTGAAGGCAGTTTCCTGGATTTTATTTCACACCAAAAGAATGTTCACATTATAGAACCACAATCTTTTTTGAACAAGCAAATACCATCACTGTGGCGCACTTTTGAAATTACAAATCAACTTAATTCTTTAGGCATTGAGGTATATCACGGATTAAGCAATGAACTTCCAAGAAATATTTCAAAATTTAAAGGAAAGAAAATTGTTACGGTGCACGATTTAATTTATTTGCGTTTTCCAGAACTGTATCCGGTTATTGACCGACAAGTGTATGACAATAAATGCAAGCGCTCTTGCATGAAAGCTGATGTGGTGATTGCTGTGAGTGAGCAAACTAAAAAGGATTTAATTGAATTTTATAGAATCCCGGAACAAAAAATTAAAGTGGTTTATCAAAGTTGTGCTGAAGTTTTTTATCAGGAACCAAGCATCACTGAGTTGAATCAAATTAAAGAAAAATACAAGTTGCCGGATGAATTTTTACTCTCAGTAGGTACGATAGAAGAACGAAAAAATGTAATTACCATTCTAAAAGCAATGCTGTTGGTGGAGCACATTAAATTGGTGATAGTGGGTAAAAAGCGCGCTTATTTTAAAGAAGTAAATGAATTCATTCTCAAAAATAAGTTAAGCGAACGCGTGTTTATTTTAGATACTGTTGAAACCAGCGAACTTCCTGCCATGTATCGCTTGGCAAAAATATTTATTTATCCTTCCTTGTTTGAAGGTTTTGGCATTCCTGTGTTGGAAGCAATAACCTGTAAAACTCCAATTATAGCCTCCGGTAGCAGTAGTTTACCGGAAGCAGGTGGAAGCAGTTCCCTTTACATTGATGCCACCAATCATTTTGAGTTAGCTGACTTAATTCGAAATTTACTTCAATCACCAACCCTTAGAACGAATGTTATAGAAAAGGGATATGAGCATTCTAAAAAATTTAGACCGGAAGCAATCGCCAAGGCCATGATGAAAATTTATACCGAATAA
- a CDS encoding DUF4968 domain-containing protein → MQLKKILLFLAISVCGITEIKALSCVTISPQNPSIADTITIQFNAACGNKGLLNFSGDVYMHAGLITATSASPNDWKYAVGNWGVVDKPAVMHRVGVNLYEKKIVLKDYFGVPASEEIKSLALVFRDASGDKVAKTAEEKDIFVKVDIKPLTVNQVYLSNYFSHEVKNGRLIIKSDTAIITIQAYSNSIVKIAYFPKGKELVDTSYSVVLLPQEVASKVNDFTDYLSYNTPSLSVRITKKPLRISYFKAEVSPTENSFLTDENGFFTESTTKGFRFALRENESIYGTGSRATALNKRGQKFSSYNTASYGYKIGAPTLNVNIPIIVSTELYGIYFENHSAGYFDIGASDKNVLQYKVEQGAISYYLISGNSFAEIMNDYTLLTGRQPLPPLWALGFIQSKYGYESDKESLKIVKKLQKEKFPIDGLVLDLFWFGSPKTMGNLDWDRKKFKQPELLIRKLDSMGVKLIPITEPFIAKTSTSYDYLNKNNLLTKNRFNESYILENFWAGPSGLLDMYKPEARNWMWSKYKSQIDKGIAGWWCDLGEPESHPDGMIHVLGSARYVHNVYSQFWAAMLSEKYEQEYPDKRLFNLIRSGYAGMQRFSTFPWSGDIQRSYDGLKTQVQIMLGMGMSGVGYTHSDLGGFTGGPKNPELYTRWLQFGAFCPIMRAHGEGVHPEPVYYASQYKNIVRNYINLRYKLLPYNYTLSYENTSSGIPIARPVNFYEPTNKALSNVCDEYFWGPNFLIAPVFEANASTRKVIFPSGDWINFWNDSTYKAHTTTTVYAPLESMPIFVKAGSIIPMGRLFSTTKNYKSDSLFVYIYPQAGKWNSDFSMYEDDGTTANAVERNQFEKLNFSASATAEQLTLKLIKSTQTYAAAPLQRCITYIVKLQHATPRTITMSSGEIIEVSKDGIFAKSMNAASYNQSEEVLYVRCNYSGNAESVVTIAY, encoded by the coding sequence ATGCAGCTTAAAAAAATACTACTCTTTCTTGCTATTTCTGTTTGCGGAATAACTGAAATTAAAGCCTTGAGCTGTGTAACAATTTCGCCCCAAAATCCAAGCATAGCTGATACTATTACTATTCAATTCAATGCAGCTTGCGGCAATAAGGGACTACTTAATTTTAGCGGAGACGTTTATATGCATGCCGGTTTAATTACTGCTACCAGCGCGAGTCCAAACGATTGGAAGTATGCAGTTGGGAATTGGGGAGTAGTGGATAAGCCGGCAGTAATGCACAGGGTAGGAGTAAATTTGTATGAAAAGAAAATAGTTCTAAAAGATTATTTTGGTGTTCCCGCTTCAGAAGAAATAAAATCACTTGCATTAGTTTTTAGAGATGCAAGCGGTGATAAAGTGGCTAAAACAGCGGAGGAGAAAGATATTTTTGTTAAGGTGGATATAAAACCGCTCACAGTTAACCAAGTTTATTTATCGAATTATTTTTCACATGAAGTTAAAAATGGACGATTAATTATTAAGAGTGATACTGCAATAATAACTATTCAAGCCTATTCGAATTCCATTGTTAAAATAGCTTATTTTCCTAAAGGAAAGGAGTTGGTAGATACATCTTATAGTGTGGTTTTGTTGCCGCAAGAAGTGGCCAGTAAGGTAAATGATTTTACCGATTATCTTTCTTATAATACACCTTCACTAAGCGTTCGCATTACTAAAAAGCCGCTTCGCATAAGTTATTTTAAAGCGGAAGTAAGCCCAACTGAAAATTCATTTTTAACTGACGAAAATGGATTTTTTACTGAATCTACAACAAAAGGATTTCGATTTGCATTAAGGGAAAATGAATCGATTTACGGCACCGGTTCTCGTGCAACTGCCTTGAATAAAAGAGGACAAAAATTTTCATCTTACAATACCGCCAGTTATGGTTATAAGATTGGAGCACCTACATTGAATGTTAATATTCCAATTATTGTTTCCACAGAATTGTATGGAATTTATTTTGAAAATCACTCTGCTGGCTATTTCGACATAGGTGCCAGTGATAAAAATGTGCTTCAATATAAAGTGGAACAAGGAGCTATTTCCTATTACTTAATATCAGGAAATTCATTTGCAGAGATCATGAACGATTATACTTTGCTTACCGGTCGTCAGCCGCTTCCTCCCTTATGGGCATTGGGCTTTATCCAATCAAAATACGGCTACGAATCAGATAAGGAATCGCTTAAAATTGTAAAAAAACTGCAAAAGGAAAAATTTCCAATTGATGGATTGGTGCTGGATTTATTTTGGTTTGGTTCGCCCAAAACGATGGGGAATTTGGATTGGGACCGTAAAAAATTTAAACAGCCCGAACTACTAATTAGAAAATTGGATTCCATGGGTGTAAAGTTGATTCCTATCACAGAGCCCTTTATTGCCAAGACTTCCACAAGCTATGATTATTTGAACAAGAATAATTTGCTCACAAAAAATAGGTTTAATGAAAGTTATATACTTGAAAATTTTTGGGCGGGGCCTTCTGGTTTGCTTGATATGTACAAGCCGGAAGCAAGGAACTGGATGTGGAGTAAATATAAAAGCCAAATTGACAAAGGCATTGCCGGTTGGTGGTGCGATTTGGGTGAACCCGAAAGTCATCCCGATGGAATGATACATGTGCTTGGAAGTGCGCGCTATGTGCACAATGTGTATTCGCAATTTTGGGCAGCAATGCTATCTGAAAAATATGAACAGGAATATCCCGATAAACGCCTCTTTAACTTAATTCGATCTGGGTATGCAGGTATGCAGCGATTTAGCACCTTTCCCTGGAGCGGCGACATTCAGCGGAGTTATGATGGTTTGAAAACGCAAGTGCAAATTATGCTCGGCATGGGCATGAGCGGTGTGGGGTACACACATTCTGATTTGGGTGGATTTACAGGTGGCCCAAAGAATCCGGAATTGTACACACGATGGTTACAGTTTGGTGCTTTTTGCCCCATCATGCGTGCTCACGGCGAAGGAGTGCACCCTGAGCCTGTTTATTATGCTAGCCAATACAAGAACATAGTTCGTAATTACATTAACTTACGCTATAAGTTACTTCCGTATAATTACACGCTGAGCTATGAAAACACAAGTAGCGGAATTCCAATTGCTCGTCCTGTAAATTTTTACGAGCCTACTAACAAGGCACTTTCAAATGTTTGCGATGAATATTTTTGGGGACCCAATTTTTTAATTGCACCGGTTTTTGAAGCAAATGCAAGTACTCGAAAAGTTATTTTTCCTTCCGGAGATTGGATTAATTTTTGGAACGACAGCACTTACAAAGCACACACCACAACTACTGTGTATGCTCCCTTGGAAAGCATGCCAATTTTTGTAAAAGCCGGAAGCATTATCCCAATGGGGAGATTATTTAGTACAACCAAGAATTACAAATCCGATTCATTGTTTGTTTACATTTATCCGCAAGCCGGAAAGTGGAATTCCGATTTTAGTATGTATGAGGATGATGGAACTACCGCTAATGCAGTAGAACGCAATCAATTCGAAAAATTAAATTTTAGTGCAAGTGCCACAGCTGAACAATTAACATTAAAGCTAATTAAAAGCACTCAAACCTATGCAGCTGCTCCTTTGCAACGTTGCATCACTTATATTGTAAAACTTCAACATGCAACTCCACGAACTATAACTATGTCTTCAGGCGAAATTATTGAAGTAAGTAAAGATGGAATTTTTGCAAAATCAATGAATGCCGCAAGCTATAATCAGTCAGAAGAAGTACTTTATGTCCGATGCAACTACAGTGGTAATGCCGAAAGTGTTGTTACTATTGCCTATTAA
- a CDS encoding DUF4157 domain-containing protein, which translates to MDFKIKEQSRRAHIAAWYLKSANMAIVFGSTIYLWKIKKEVFLKDKRHLAHECCHVNQYRRYGFFSFLVLYVWESIRKGYYENRFEVEARKAEEIVDLTV; encoded by the coding sequence ATGGATTTCAAAATTAAGGAACAATCAAGGCGAGCTCATATTGCTGCGTGGTATTTGAAATCTGCAAACATGGCCATCGTTTTTGGTTCAACCATTTATTTGTGGAAGATTAAAAAGGAAGTTTTTCTGAAAGATAAAAGGCATCTCGCACATGAATGTTGCCATGTGAACCAATATCGACGCTATGGATTTTTTAGTTTCTTAGTTTTATATGTATGGGAATCCATACGAAAAGGCTATTATGAAAATCGATTTGAAGTTGAAGCCCGCAAAGCTGAGGAGATTGTGGATTTAACTGTTTAG
- a CDS encoding PhoH family protein, whose amino-acid sequence MAKKEKKIFVLDTSVLLFDHNAFYSFKEHDVAIPITVLEEVDRFKKGNDVINFEAREFIRSLDELSKKYLLNDWIPINGPTRGKFKVLMDERNEIDANKIFGEKKADHNILNAALHLKVEFPNREVILVSKDINLRLKAKSLKLFAEDFLTGKIKDIDLLYKGNTLIEDVPVAAINAIYQQGYCKPSAIKLKNPIANHYYTLKFGDTSALAYYNPETELIEKVNKEAAYGIKARNVEQTFAMHAIMNPNVLLVTIQGVAGTGKTLLALAGAMAQKMNFHQIYLARPIVPLSNKDIGYLPGDIKSKINPYMEPLWDNLKFIQSQYKETDREFQKITEMVDKEKLHITPLAYIRGRSLSNIFFIIDEAQNLTPHEIKTIITRAGENTKIVFTGDIFQIDTPYLDTHSNGLSYLIDKMSNNKLYAHMTLERGERSELANLASSML is encoded by the coding sequence ATGGCAAAAAAAGAGAAAAAAATTTTTGTGTTAGACACCTCCGTGCTTTTGTTTGACCACAATGCCTTCTATAGTTTTAAGGAACATGACGTGGCGATTCCCATTACAGTATTAGAAGAAGTTGATCGATTTAAAAAGGGAAACGATGTTATTAATTTTGAAGCCCGTGAGTTTATCCGCAGCCTAGACGAATTGTCGAAAAAATATTTGTTGAATGATTGGATTCCAATAAATGGACCAACGCGTGGCAAGTTTAAAGTGCTTATGGATGAGCGCAATGAAATAGATGCCAATAAAATTTTTGGAGAAAAAAAAGCAGATCATAATATATTAAATGCAGCCCTGCATTTAAAAGTAGAATTTCCAAATCGAGAAGTAATTCTCGTTTCGAAAGACATTAATCTCCGCTTAAAAGCAAAGTCGTTGAAGCTTTTTGCCGAAGATTTTTTGACCGGTAAAATCAAAGACATTGACCTTTTATATAAAGGAAATACATTAATTGAAGATGTTCCTGTTGCTGCAATAAATGCCATCTATCAGCAAGGATATTGTAAGCCTAGCGCCATCAAATTAAAAAACCCCATTGCCAATCATTATTATACTTTAAAGTTTGGGGATACTTCGGCTTTAGCCTATTACAATCCTGAAACCGAATTGATTGAAAAAGTGAATAAGGAAGCAGCTTATGGAATTAAAGCACGCAATGTGGAGCAAACATTTGCCATGCATGCCATCATGAATCCAAATGTTTTGTTGGTTACCATTCAAGGCGTTGCAGGTACCGGAAAAACATTGCTGGCATTAGCGGGAGCAATGGCTCAGAAAATGAATTTTCATCAAATTTATTTGGCTCGACCAATTGTGCCATTAAGCAATAAAGATATTGGTTACCTTCCGGGGGATATTAAATCAAAGATTAATCCTTACATGGAACCGCTATGGGATAATTTGAAATTTATCCAAAGTCAATATAAAGAAACCGATAGGGAGTTTCAGAAAATTACGGAGATGGTGGATAAGGAAAAGCTACACATTACGCCATTGGCTTACATCAGAGGAAGAAGCTTGTCGAATATTTTTTTCATCATCGATGAGGCACAGAACTTAACACCACACGAAATCAAAACAATTATTACACGTGCAGGAGAGAATACAAAAATTGTTTTCACCGGGGATATTTTTCAAATTGATACGCCCTATTTGGATACACACAGTAATGGCTTATCCTATTTGATTGATAAAATGAGCAACAATAAATTGTATGCGCACATGACACTCGAGCGTGGTGAGCGAAGTGAATTGGCCAATTTGGCAAGTTCAATGCTCTAG